From the genome of Acinetobacter lwoffii, one region includes:
- the arsC gene encoding arsenate reductase (glutaredoxin) (This arsenate reductase requires both glutathione and glutaredoxin to convert arsenate to arsenite, after which the efflux transporter formed by ArsA and ArsB can extrude the arsenite from the cell, providing resistance.): protein MSSKVKIYHNPACGTSRNTLALIRNTGEEPEVIEYLLNPPSKSELINLIEKSGLSVREAIRKNVEPFETLKLDQQHWTDEQLIQFMLEYPILINRPFVVTELGVKLCRPSELVLDILSAPQLGAFTKEDGEIIIDENGKRIK from the coding sequence ATGTCATCAAAAGTTAAGATCTATCATAATCCAGCGTGCGGAACATCAAGAAATACACTGGCGCTAATTCGAAATACCGGAGAAGAACCTGAAGTTATTGAGTATCTTCTCAACCCTCCAAGTAAAAGTGAACTCATTAATTTAATTGAGAAATCAGGTCTTTCTGTACGTGAAGCTATTCGCAAAAACGTGGAACCTTTTGAAACGCTCAAGTTGGATCAGCAACACTGGACAGATGAGCAGCTTATTCAGTTTATGCTGGAGTATCCAATTTTAATTAACCGTCCATTTGTTGTGACTGAACTGGGGGTAAAACTATGTAGACCATCTGAACTCGTTTTAGATATTTTGTCTGCGCCTCAATTAGGAGCTTTTACCAAAGAAGATGGTGAAATAATCATCGATGAAAATGGTAAGCGGATTAAATAA
- a CDS encoding antitoxin, with the protein MKIAKVFQAGRSQAVRLPKVFRFNGNEVAIKSFGRGVLLLPIDNPWDMMLEAINEFEVGFQLERADQGEQLRED; encoded by the coding sequence ATGAAAATTGCTAAAGTTTTTCAAGCAGGTCGGAGTCAAGCTGTTAGATTGCCCAAAGTATTTCGCTTTAATGGCAACGAAGTTGCTATTAAAAGTTTTGGTCGTGGTGTCTTGTTACTACCTATCGATAACCCCTGGGACATGATGTTAGAGGCAATTAACGAGTTTGAAGTAGGATTTCAACTGGAACGAGCTGATCAAGGTGAGCAATTGCGTGAGGACTAA
- a CDS encoding helix-turn-helix domain-containing protein: MAKTLQELLASRSPESQARIQKMADELLLENQLHLIREELEISQKELAETLGIKQPSLSAIENRGNDLKISTMKKYVEAMGGKLRIDVELPTGKHIGFNV, encoded by the coding sequence ATGGCTAAGACTCTGCAAGAATTGTTAGCTAGCCGCTCTCCAGAGAGCCAAGCCCGTATTCAAAAAATGGCTGATGAATTACTGCTAGAAAATCAGCTTCATCTTATTCGTGAAGAACTCGAAATTTCTCAAAAAGAGCTTGCTGAAACTTTGGGAATAAAACAGCCATCGCTTTCAGCAATAGAAAATCGTGGCAATGATCTTAAGATTTCAACCATGAAAAAGTATGTTGAGGCAATGGGTGGGAAGCTCCGTATTGATGTAGAGCTTCCAACAGGAAAACATATAGGATTCAACGTTTAA
- the ltrA gene encoding group II intron reverse transcriptase/maturase, which translates to MTKPFNIPKALIWEAFKKVKENGGAAGIDHESIEQFEHHLKGNLYKLWNRLCSGSYFPPPVKGVPIPKKSGGVRMLGIPTVADRVAQTAVKLILEPQIDPLFHPNSYGYRPGRSAHDAIAVVRRRSWEYDWVVEFDIKGLFDNIDHNLLMRALKKHCEIPWILLYVERWLKAPMQNVDGQVLERNHGTPQGGVISPLLANLFMHYAFDMWITKNLASVRFCRYADDGVIHCRSLSQAKLVLQKIGARFRECGLELHPDKTKIVYCQDVNRRQAYPDVQFTFLGYTFRPRKAVDKYKRVYVNFSPAVSRDALKTMRQTIRKWHLHLMCNRELSDLSAIFNPILQGWQQYYGRFHGSAMSTIWQHMNAYLIRWMRRKYKNLARHKRRARYALGRLARDFPNAFVHWKMGCLPSVG; encoded by the coding sequence ATGACCAAACCATTTAACATTCCTAAAGCGTTAATTTGGGAGGCATTCAAGAAAGTCAAAGAGAATGGCGGTGCTGCAGGCATCGATCATGAATCTATTGAGCAATTCGAACACCACTTAAAAGGCAACCTGTATAAACTATGGAATCGACTTTGTTCAGGCAGTTATTTTCCACCGCCAGTCAAAGGCGTTCCGATTCCAAAGAAATCAGGTGGGGTACGTATGTTAGGCATTCCAACAGTAGCGGATCGAGTAGCACAAACAGCTGTCAAGCTTATATTGGAGCCACAGATTGATCCTCTATTTCATCCAAACTCTTATGGATATCGTCCAGGGCGTTCAGCCCATGATGCGATAGCTGTGGTGAGACGACGAAGTTGGGAGTATGACTGGGTTGTGGAATTTGATATCAAAGGTCTATTTGATAACATTGACCATAATCTACTCATGCGTGCACTTAAGAAACACTGCGAAATTCCATGGATTCTTCTCTATGTAGAACGCTGGTTAAAAGCACCTATGCAAAATGTAGATGGTCAAGTTTTAGAAAGGAATCACGGCACACCGCAAGGTGGAGTTATCAGTCCTCTATTGGCTAATTTATTTATGCATTATGCTTTTGACATGTGGATTACCAAGAATCTTGCGAGTGTAAGATTCTGCCGCTATGCGGATGATGGAGTAATTCATTGCCGAAGTTTATCTCAAGCCAAACTTGTTTTACAAAAGATTGGTGCACGATTTCGTGAATGTGGACTCGAATTGCATCCAGATAAGACAAAGATTGTTTATTGCCAAGATGTGAATCGTCGCCAAGCATATCCAGATGTTCAATTTACTTTTCTCGGGTACACGTTTAGGCCCCGTAAGGCTGTGGACAAGTATAAAAGAGTTTATGTAAATTTCTCTCCTGCAGTCAGTCGTGATGCACTTAAAACAATGCGACAGACTATTCGGAAATGGCATCTACATCTGATGTGTAATCGCGAATTAAGTGATTTATCTGCAATATTTAATCCAATTCTTCAAGGCTGGCAGCAATACTATGGTCGATTCCATGGTTCAGCAATGTCAACGATCTGGCAACACATGAATGCTTATCTTATACGCTGGATGAGGCGTAAGTATAAAAACTTGGCCCGTCATAAAAGACGGGCTAGATATGCCTTAGGGCGACTTGCGCGTGATTTTCCAAATGCCTTTGTGCACTGGAAAATGGGATGTTTACCATCGGTTGGATAA
- the cadR gene encoding Cd(II)/Pb(II)-responsive transcriptional regulator: MHLKIGELSKKTSCSVLTIRFYEKEGLIPEPERTEGNYRLYDVGYVERIKFILNCRTLNMSLNEIRQLLTYKDKPEKNCSDVNELIDLHVSAIRENIIKQQKLIEQLSDLRGTCDGLCTIDQCGVLKNLA; the protein is encoded by the coding sequence ATGCATTTAAAAATTGGTGAACTCTCTAAAAAAACCTCATGTTCAGTATTAACAATTAGGTTTTATGAAAAGGAAGGTTTAATTCCGGAACCGGAAAGAACGGAAGGAAATTACCGCCTTTACGATGTAGGCTATGTTGAGCGAATTAAATTTATTTTGAATTGCCGAACTTTAAATATGAGTTTGAATGAAATTCGTCAATTACTTACCTATAAAGACAAACCTGAGAAAAATTGTTCAGATGTGAATGAATTAATTGACTTACATGTCAGTGCTATCAGAGAAAATATAATCAAGCAACAAAAGCTTATTGAACAACTATCTGATTTAAGAGGTACTTGTGATGGCTTATGTACAATTGACCAATGTGGAGTTTTAAAAAATCTAGCTTGA
- a CDS encoding PadR family transcriptional regulator, translating to MNETTDSLLINSDTPSRKSRLFESGHMKLLVLSLIEQAPRYGYEIIKSIGELVGGGYSPSTGTIYPTLSYLEDMQFVSIEKPDGDRKQYKITVTGINHLNAQREHLEHILGRLETRREIQNNDQYLDIYRAMANLKTSLRLKLKNNALTEETIHQIAKSIDQAAVDISCLKNEVVR from the coding sequence ATGAATGAAACAACTGACTCTTTGCTGATAAATTCAGATACGCCATCACGTAAAAGCCGTTTATTTGAATCTGGCCATATGAAATTGCTAGTGCTTTCTTTAATTGAACAAGCGCCTAGATACGGTTACGAAATTATTAAAAGCATTGGTGAGTTGGTAGGTGGTGGATATAGCCCAAGTACAGGCACAATTTACCCAACCTTATCTTATCTTGAAGACATGCAATTTGTTTCTATTGAAAAACCTGATGGTGACCGTAAGCAGTACAAGATTACAGTGACTGGTATTAACCATTTAAATGCTCAAAGAGAGCATTTAGAACATATCCTTGGCCGCTTAGAAACGCGACGTGAAATTCAAAATAATGATCAATATCTAGATATCTATCGTGCAATGGCAAACTTAAAAACATCATTGCGACTTAAATTAAAAAATAATGCACTGACTGAAGAAACAATTCATCAAATTGCTAAGAGCATTGATCAAGCTGCTGTTGATATTAGCTGTCTTAAAAATGAGGTAGTCCGATGA
- a CDS encoding DUF3861 domain-containing protein yields MKQHKYQISVKHLVDPKGQPSTYTEDLVFTAYNHDDIFKVLEKLQQKKIIDEESMKSFAVGLKLMGEVLLENKDIPLFKDFSPQFIEFIKSIKKL; encoded by the coding sequence ATGAAACAACATAAATATCAAATTAGTGTAAAGCATCTTGTAGATCCAAAAGGACAGCCTTCAACTTACACTGAAGATCTTGTTTTTACTGCTTATAATCACGATGATATTTTCAAAGTTTTAGAAAAATTGCAGCAGAAAAAAATTATAGATGAAGAATCAATGAAATCTTTTGCCGTAGGATTAAAGCTTATGGGAGAAGTGTTATTAGAAAATAAAGATATTCCTTTATTTAAAGATTTTTCGCCGCAATTTATTGAATTTATTAAATCAATCAAAAAACTTTAA
- a CDS encoding IS6-like element IS1006 family transposase, with the protein MGGYSLWAVRWYCKYGISYRELQEMLAERGVNVDHTTIYRWVQRYAPEIEKRLRWYWRNPTDLSSWHIDETYVKVNGRWSYLYRAVDQRGDTIDFYLSSRRNTKSAYCFLGKILNNVKKWQIPQVINTDKAPTYGRALSRLKREGKCPPDLEHRQIKYKNNVIECDHGKLKRIIRATLGFKSMKTAYATIKGIEVMRALRKGQASSFYYGQPQGEVCLINRVFGL; encoded by the coding sequence ATCGGTGGCTATTCACTTTGGGCTGTGCGCTGGTATTGTAAATATGGCATTAGCTATCGTGAACTGCAGGAAATGCTGGCCGAACGGGGTGTGAATGTTGATCACACGACTATTTACCGTTGGGTTCAACGTTATGCTCCTGAAATAGAAAAACGTTTACGCTGGTATTGGCGTAATCCTACAGATCTGAGCTCGTGGCATATTGATGAAACCTATGTAAAAGTGAATGGACGATGGTCTTATCTGTATCGTGCAGTCGATCAACGTGGCGATACCATTGATTTTTATCTTTCTTCTAGACGTAATACCAAATCAGCATATTGTTTTCTTGGAAAAATTTTAAATAATGTGAAGAAGTGGCAAATTCCACAAGTGATCAACACGGATAAAGCACCCACATATGGACGTGCTTTATCACGGTTAAAACGGGAAGGTAAATGTCCACCAGACCTTGAGCACAGGCAGATTAAGTATAAAAATAACGTGATTGAATGTGATCATGGCAAGCTAAAGCGGATCATCAGGGCCACATTAGGATTCAAATCTATGAAGACGGCTTATGCCACAATTAAAGGTATTGAAGTCATGCGTGCACTACGTAAAGGACAAGCATCGTCATTTTATTATGGTCAGCCTCAGGGTGAAGTGTGTCTAATCAACAGGGTTTTCGGTCTCTAA
- a CDS encoding type II toxin-antitoxin system RelE/ParE family toxin — MWTVITTDLFNQWLEQQDEPTQEKVLAALVVLQQQGPSLGRPLVDTVYESKFTNMKELRVQHRGRPLRAFFAFDPLRQAIVLCIADKGGKKRFYKDMLDIADEQYQLHLTTLGDKSNG, encoded by the coding sequence ATGTGGACAGTCATTACGACAGATCTATTTAATCAGTGGCTTGAACAGCAAGATGAACCTACACAAGAGAAGGTCCTAGCTGCCCTGGTTGTTCTACAGCAGCAGGGACCGAGTTTAGGCCGTCCTTTAGTAGATACTGTGTATGAGTCTAAATTTACCAATATGAAAGAACTGCGTGTTCAACATCGCGGTAGACCCTTAAGAGCTTTCTTCGCATTTGATCCCTTACGACAGGCTATTGTTCTATGTATTGCTGATAAAGGCGGTAAAAAGCGTTTTTATAAAGACATGCTGGATATTGCAGATGAACAATACCAACTTCATCTCACTACCCTAGGAGATAAATCTAATGGCTAA
- a CDS encoding Fic family protein: protein MQKWIWQAENWTNFTWQDSTILPKTRQIHQKIGILLGQSQHDLAKEQFTLDTLLANLVASSAIENETLNVFSLRSSLAQRLGVTLEQPYPSSDRSEGLANIMLDALNDVKQPLTVERLMQWHRWLFNDPDWTMQRLRIGQLRGSEPMQVVSGRLDYPKVHFEAPPREGLEERLHTFIAWFNQSLNDSLLDPLLRAGITHLWFVTLHPFDDGNGRITRTLTDLALAQMDEQSIRLYAMSTTILNKRKSYYEILEQTQKNDSDITDWLIWFLDTLNESLEKTLAQISRTLFKSQFWHKYSNLALGEEQRKVLNRLLDGGENGFEHGISASQYQKVAKVSKATATRHLSDLLEKECIVKLEGGGRNTRYQINTQL from the coding sequence ATGCAGAAATGGATTTGGCAAGCAGAAAACTGGACAAATTTCACATGGCAAGATTCAACTATCTTACCTAAAACCAGACAGATACATCAAAAAATAGGAATTCTTCTTGGACAAAGTCAGCATGATTTAGCGAAAGAACAATTCACTCTAGATACTCTACTTGCCAATCTCGTTGCTTCATCAGCAATTGAAAATGAAACCCTCAATGTTTTTTCATTGCGATCATCTTTAGCCCAACGCTTGGGTGTCACTCTTGAACAGCCTTATCCAAGCTCAGATCGATCAGAAGGTTTAGCCAATATCATGCTGGATGCGCTGAACGATGTTAAGCAACCACTGACTGTTGAGCGCCTCATGCAATGGCATCGTTGGCTTTTCAATGACCCCGACTGGACAATGCAACGTTTACGCATTGGTCAACTGAGGGGATCAGAGCCTATGCAGGTCGTTTCAGGTCGATTGGATTACCCTAAAGTACATTTTGAAGCACCGCCAAGAGAAGGCTTAGAAGAACGCTTACATACCTTCATAGCGTGGTTTAATCAGAGTCTGAATGATTCATTGCTTGATCCTCTGTTACGTGCAGGCATTACCCATTTATGGTTTGTTACCCTACATCCTTTTGATGATGGTAATGGCCGTATTACACGTACACTTACAGACCTTGCTCTAGCTCAAATGGATGAGCAAAGTATCCGTTTGTATGCAATGTCTACTACGATATTAAATAAACGTAAAAGTTACTATGAGATATTAGAACAAACTCAAAAAAATGATTCTGATATCACAGATTGGCTGATTTGGTTTCTAGACACGTTGAATGAAAGCCTTGAAAAAACCTTAGCGCAGATCAGTCGAACATTGTTTAAAAGTCAATTTTGGCATAAATATTCAAATTTAGCCCTGGGTGAAGAACAACGTAAAGTTCTAAATCGTTTATTAGACGGTGGCGAAAATGGCTTTGAACATGGTATTAGTGCTTCGCAATATCAAAAGGTTGCTAAAGTCAGTAAGGCAACGGCTACTCGCCACTTATCAGACTTACTTGAGAAAGAATGTATCGTTAAATTAGAAGGTGGTGGACGTAATACACGCTATCAGATCAATACCCAGTTATAG
- a CDS encoding cation transporter: MSGCGCSKETPCEDKKSQQENHPSIAEANNSKNCDNTLSCCGEEEEKKSSSPCCNTSNSCEDTAQSCCGSDPKENLSTEDVLKDSHYMSEYLVPKMDCSAEEQMVRMALSSIDGVQKLIFDLPNRSLKVLHNQKDENITTKLEALGFGAKLVKTETYISNQQAKQTSTYTIPKMDCSAEEQMVRMALADIEAVKGLTFDLPNRKLKVFHNEGIQQITAKLEGLGFGAKLDETQLSTGDIPNEPDPVRQAKVLKLLLGINALLFFIEFISGIIAASTGLIADSLDMFADAAVYGIALYAVGKAAKYQVKAAHFAGWIQLLLAVIVIIDVIRRFMFGSEPESTLMIVIGLLALIANVTCLYLISGHREDGAHMKASWIFSANDVVVNMGVIFAGVLVAWTGSAYPDLIIGILVSLFVLNGARKILALK, encoded by the coding sequence ATGAGTGGTTGTGGATGTAGTAAAGAAACACCATGCGAAGATAAGAAATCTCAACAAGAAAATCATCCATCAATTGCAGAAGCAAACAATTCAAAGAATTGTGATAATACGCTTAGCTGTTGTGGTGAAGAGGAAGAAAAAAAATCTTCATCTCCTTGCTGTAACACTTCAAACAGTTGTGAAGATACCGCTCAATCCTGTTGTGGTTCTGATCCCAAAGAAAATTTAAGCACTGAAGACGTTTTAAAAGATTCGCACTACATGAGTGAATACTTAGTTCCCAAAATGGATTGTTCTGCGGAAGAACAGATGGTTCGTATGGCGCTATCTTCAATTGATGGTGTTCAAAAACTCATCTTTGATTTACCTAACCGTTCTTTAAAGGTTCTACATAATCAAAAAGATGAAAATATAACCACCAAACTTGAAGCTTTGGGTTTTGGTGCAAAGCTTGTGAAGACTGAAACTTATATAAGCAATCAACAGGCTAAGCAAACAAGTACCTACACCATTCCTAAAATGGATTGCTCTGCTGAAGAGCAAATGGTCCGTATGGCTCTTGCAGATATTGAAGCAGTTAAAGGTCTTACTTTTGATCTTCCCAATCGAAAACTGAAAGTCTTCCATAATGAAGGGATTCAGCAAATTACGGCTAAACTCGAAGGACTGGGTTTTGGGGCGAAACTTGATGAAACACAGCTTTCTACAGGCGATATACCTAATGAACCTGATCCTGTGAGACAAGCTAAAGTACTTAAACTGTTATTAGGCATTAATGCTCTACTGTTCTTTATAGAATTCATCAGCGGAATTATTGCTGCGTCTACAGGATTGATTGCTGATTCTCTAGATATGTTTGCCGATGCAGCCGTTTATGGTATTGCGCTATATGCCGTCGGAAAAGCTGCGAAATATCAAGTGAAAGCAGCCCATTTCGCAGGTTGGATTCAGTTATTACTTGCTGTCATCGTGATTATTGATGTCATTAGACGATTCATGTTTGGAAGCGAGCCAGAATCAACGCTCATGATTGTTATTGGCCTGCTCGCACTTATAGCTAACGTGACATGCTTATATCTTATTTCTGGTCATCGAGAAGATGGCGCACATATGAAAGCCAGTTGGATTTTCTCGGCGAATGACGTTGTCGTAAATATGGGCGTTATATTTGCCGGTGTACTCGTGGCGTGGACGGGATCAGCTTATCCAGACTTAATCATTGGCATACTGGTTTCTTTATTCGTACTTAATGGTGCCCGAAAAATTTTGGCTTTGAAGTAA